The Lathyrus oleraceus cultivar Zhongwan6 chromosome 5, CAAS_Psat_ZW6_1.0, whole genome shotgun sequence genome includes the window TCTCGACGCTCCCTTGGCCACTCCAACTTCAGCATCCCTCCATCCGTCTTAACTATCTCCATCTGCAGAATGCACGCAACGTCCTCTATTGTTGCCACGATAGAAGAGGGCGAGCTCATGGATGTAAACTTAAAGTCTTCCTTTTCGCTGTTATCAGTTGCGAAAAGGACAGACAAATCAAGCCCTGCAGACAAAGAAAGTATGTAAAAAGCATTTAAATATGTTGGTTGAGCCAATGCTTGGGTTGGCTTAACAGCAGCAGTTTCATCATCAGCTACATCTGTAATCTCTTTTTTCATTTGAACAGCTTTCGGATATAACCCTCTTCGGAACCAAGGATTTTCCATTATCTTAGCAGTGGTTATCCTTTTATTCGGATTAGGGTCTAGAATTCGGGCTAACAATCTCCGTATGTCCAATGGAAACCAGTTTGGACAACTGTATTCGCCCCGGTAGATTTTTCCATACAGAACCATAAGATTATTGTCATAAAACGGTAAATAGCCCGCCAAAAGAGTATATAGGATCACTCCACACGACCATACATCACTTTTAGCTCCATAATAACCTTTTCGGCACACAACCTCAGGAGCTACATATGCCGGAGTTCCACACGCTGTTTTCAGCAAGCTGTTGCGCTGATGAGCTTCCAGGAACGTACTCATTCCGAAATCGGCTATTTTGAGATCACCATTCTCGTCCAAAAGCAAATTCTCAGGCTTCAAATCCCGATGGTAAACGCCCTGTTTGTGGCAGAAATCAAGAGCTTTTATCAGTTGTTGGAAGTATTTTCTTGCTTGATTCTCGCATAATCTGCCTTTTTCTATTTTCTCAAAAAGCTCACCACCTTTGGCATACTCAATAATTAAGTAAATCTTTGTTTTGGTAGCCGAAACCTCGTAGAGACGCAGAATATTCGGGTGTTTAACCTGTCTCATGGTCAAAACCTCTCGCCGTGTTTGAACCTCGAATCCCAATTTTAAGACTTTCTCCTTGTCGATAACCTTAATAGCAACATTGTCACCAGTTCTCAGGTCCCTTGCAAGGTAAACTTTTGCAAAGTTACCTTGGCCTAATAGTTTGCCAAACTCATACTTGCTCATCAACACTTTTCCCGTTTTCTCCATTTCCGGATTAACCCCAGAAGCATAAACTATGATGTCCTTAATGTTCTCCATGTATCTGTACCTGAAAgtaaaaagagaaagaaaaacaaacaaacacaaaattCAGTCAATGTTACCTACGTCTCCAACTACATAGTTACCACAAGATCATTTAGATCATCCGCGAGAACTTAAGATTTACAATGTAGCCTTGTATATAAAAATTCTGGCTTTCTCTGATTGATCTAGTCACTTATTAGTAACTATATTCAACAAAGATGaacaagaacaaacaaaaaaatatttaTGGAAATAAATTTACGCTGCACAAATAAGGAATAAGGAATGTTGTATCATGCACAAGTTTGTTTTTGATCATTGAATCGATAATCCTCATCATGATTCATATATCATTTGATTCAAGTATGAAACTTATTGATCGAATGGTGATAACAAACTCGTACATAGTACAACATTTACCTCACTTGTACACAGTAAAATTAGTCTCgaaaataaactaaaataaacAATCAAAGTTTAGGATAATAAACATGAATTGAATTTCAACATCAACCGACCAAAGGAAGAACATGGGATAAAAGAGATATAGAAAAAGAAAGCAATACCAATTTAAAGAGAAGAGAAAGACTTGAAGCTAGAGAGCAAAGTTTATTGTGTACGCAAAAGCATGGTTGTTACTTATAAGTAGAGTTTCGGTTTCTACttggttttaaaaaaaattgcaaattCCAATGTAGGGTAAAGGCATAAAAGGTAAAAGGTACTATGTAGTAATAATATATCAAACATTAAAACAAAAATAGTTTGTCTGGCACATTAAAGTAACATCACAAAAAACATGCATATTAGACAGTTTTGAAATGAATACAGCAAAAAGCATGCATTGTATGAGATATGGTTACATTAATAGGTTATTTTAGTTGCATTTCACTGGTGGTTTTGTAAATGAGTTGGATAGGATTTGAGTGTACACTGAAGAGAGCCGCTGAAATAACGGTATCATAAATGTGAATCATATTTATGAGTGAATAATTAATATATCATAAAAAAAATTGATATCTCTTTCTTAAAAATGAATATAATATAGCCTTCAAAAATTTATATCcataataatataaaaataatcaaagaaaataaataaaatatgagttTAAAGGAAGTACTCACATGATATCAAACAATATTATATATACAACTAATCAAAATATTTATATTTGTCATATCATcttaatatttaaaaaaaatgtgATTTAACGAAATAAACATTTTTATTGGTTGATAGTGTACAAGTATTTATGGTacatattttttttcttcataatCTATATCCTTTAGAAAATGATGTCTAGAATAATATAATTATCATTAACTTTTAGATtatattttgtaaaaaaaaattacacTAATACAAATAACAAGAATATATTTTGAATCACAATGATTTGGAATGATGTTGCAATTATATTTTATTACTAACAAAAAGATAAATATATGGTATCTTCATAATCTATATCCTTTAAAAAATGATATCATGAATAATATACTTATAGATTATATTTTATCAAAAAAAATTACACTAATACAAATAACGAGAATATGTTTTGAATCACAATGATTTGGAATGCTCTTGCAATTATATTTTTATTACTAACAAAAAGACAGACAATATGGTATCACTTTTATTGTGCTCAAAtatatctattttattttattttattttatcatatttattATAGGAGTTACTTTAATCAATTTCaagatttaaaataaaattgaaattgagatcttttaaaatattaaaaatttaCAAAACTAGAGATTATGTAAATCtcattatttttttaatattaaattttagaaaataaatataaaatatttttcataaaatTGATTAGGTTTTAATAAATAAATCTATAAGAAAGTTTGTGTGTAAAACAAATTTCATGAATCTGACTTGGATTTATTACCTTATCACTAATATCACATTATTATTGTTTTGTGTTACATACTCCTTCCAACCTAATTTATAAACAAAagttttttaaaaaatttgacagaaaatttaaataaccactattttcaaaaataatacCAAAATAACCTACTTTTCAAATCAATTATCAATATAGCcacttttcaaacaaaaaaattacATGTCTAAAGCAGTCACCATATCAAATGGCGCATGCACTTGCTTGTTACACTATAGCGCCAATAGGCATGGGTACTACATGCACCACAAGTCAATGCGATTGACGCATATATTATGTCATTAAGAGCATGTGCCATTGCAAGTGGCGcatgctttatttttattttaatttttaattttctaagttataattataaaaaattgaaataaaaaataaaatgaaaaataattaataaaattatgttataaaattaaaatacataataattgACAAGAAAATTAATGACCCGTCCGATCGAAGCGTCCTCATGTTCCACGTCCCGGTGCATTAGCCTatcttcgaggtctcccacgatttccTTGAGGTGTATATAAAAATATTGATAACGACTTATAggatcctccttcgacgcatgtctaccacattagacatatcgctcaaaaCTTCATGCGGGAGATCAATGACAAGACGCTGCGaaagaaggttgtcaatgcaaGGTATGCATTAACAGAACCTTCCTTCAAACACTATCGCAAAGACATCCGATTGACAAATGCAGATGCAGGAAGGTGGATCGATATTATTGaattggagaagtggactagaGCATACGACAACAGTCAACGATGGGGCCACTTGACAATAAATCTTGTGAAACcaatgaactttgtcttcaaaggTATCTaaaatctaccaataaccgctttaGTGTGAGCAACCTATTTTAACctaggggcgttgtttgagatcagacgttccaaatggagttcagtgttatAATCGGGGCAGTTGTttagtgatgcttcaatgaaattcattaagGAGGAAGCTtccaaagctaacacacatgtggtcacaGTGTTTGAATGTactaaaggttggtttagtgttgtTGAGTCAATGGATCACAATAAAGGGAGGCCGAGGATACACTACcgagtggaactagatagaggttggtaCGAATGCGaaaagttccaagcctttcgtatgtctttctcccatgtcatagcggcatgttcaaaggttcgacatGATCCTTCCAACTTACTATTCCTCTTTTACAAATTCATTAGCATATGAAATATTTATAATATTTGCTTTTCGGTGGTAGCAAAAGAGGTTTTTTGGTCtgcatatcaaggggacataCTCTGACACAACGAAATAGcgcgaagaaagaaaaagggtcgccctaacAGCACTGGTATTtgaaccgaaatggatacgacaAACAAAATGGtgagattatgtagttcatgtcaCAAGCCCAGACATAATCGTACAAATTATCTCAGCGTTAGACCAAGCACAACAACATAATTTTAAATGTAACGGTTTTGCTTTATtttaaaaacaactttcatttaTAAATATCATAACATTCTGTTACAATAACTTGAAAACAACAACTAAGCAATAATTTAAACAACAATTAAACAACAAtacaaacaactacaacaattaaacaaaaacacaaacaaatacaacaactaaacaacataactatacgattacaaccatcaaaataattttgtGACAACTATACATAATCATGTGAACATCTCTGTCAGTTTTAACATTCACCCAGAAACAAACTTCTACATTTTGGTTGAATGTGGTATCAAGTCTTTGAATTCTTCTGATCTTTTCATCCTATGCAATGTCTCCATCTAACCAATGGATCAATGTCATGTTAAGATGTTTGAACATCTCTATATTCCATAGTCGGATCTTCACCAGAGGCTTT containing:
- the LOC127084071 gene encoding CBL-interacting protein kinase 2 isoform X4; protein product: MEKTGKILMSKYEFGKLLGQGNFAKVYLARDLRTGDNVAVKVINKEKVLKLGFEVQTQREVLTMRQVKHPNILRLYEVSATKTKIYLIIEYAKGGELFEKIEKGRLCENQARKYFQQLIKALDFCHKQGVYHRDLKPENLLLDENGDLKIADFGMSTFLEAHQRNSLLKTACGTPAYVAPEVVCRKGYYGAKSDVWSCGVILYTLLAGYLPFYDNNLMVLYGKIYRGEYSCPNWFPLDIRRLLARILDPNPNKRITTAKIMENPWFRRGLYPKAVQMKKEITDVADDETAAVKPTQALAQPTYLNAFYILSLSAGLDLSVLFATDNSEKEDFKFTSMSSPSSIVATIEDVACILQMEIVKTDGGMLKLEWPRERREEPLIISAEIFEFAPSFYLVEMKKSCGDALEYQKIMMGHIRPALKDIVWIWQGEK
- the LOC127084071 gene encoding CBL-interacting protein kinase 2 isoform X2, translated to MENIKDIIVYASGVNPEMEKTGKVLMSKYEFGKLLGQGNFAKVYLARDLRTGDNVAIKVIDKEKVLKLGFEVQTRREVLTMRQVKHPNILRLYEVSATKTKIYLIIEYAKGGELFEKIEKGRLCENQARKYFQQLIKALDFCHKQGVYHRDLKPENLLLDENGDLKIADFGMSTFLEAHQRNSLLKTACGTPAYVAPEVVCRKGYYGAKSDVWSCGVILYTLLAGYLPFYDNNLMVLYGKIYRGEYSCPNWFPLDIRRLLARILDPNPNKRITTAKIMENPWFRRGLYPKAVQMKKEITDVADDETAAVKPTQALAQPTYLNAFYILSLSAGLDLSVLFATDNSEKEDFKFTSMSSPSSIVATIEDVACILQMEIVKTDGGMLKLEWPRERREEPLIISAEIFEFAPSFYLVEMKKSCGDALEYQKIMMGHIRPALKDIVWIWQGEK
- the LOC127084071 gene encoding CBL-interacting protein kinase 2 isoform X3 is translated as MEKTGKILMSKYEFGKLLGQGNFAKVYLARDLRTGDNVAVKVINKEKVLKLGFEVQTQREVLTMRQVKHPNILRLYEVSATKTKIYLIIEYAKGGELFEKIEKGRLCENQARKYFQQLIKALDFCHKQGVYHRDLKPENLLLDENGDLKIADFGMSTFLEAHQRNSLLKTACGTPAYVAPEVVCRKGYYGAKSDVWSCGVILYTLLAGYLPFYDNNLMVLYGKIYRGEYSCPNWFPLDIRRLLARILDPNPNKRITTAKIMENPWFRRGLYPKAVQMKKEITDVADDETAAVKPTQALAQPTYLNAFYILSLSAGLDLSVLFATDNSEKEDFKFTSMSSPSSIVATIEDVACILQMEIVKTDGGMLKLEWPRERREEPLIISAEIFEFAPSFYLVEMKKSCGDALEYQKIMMGHIRPALKDIVWIWQGEK
- the LOC127084071 gene encoding CBL-interacting protein kinase 2 isoform X1, yielding MIQHSLFLICAAYRYMENIKDIIVYASGVNPEMEKTGKVLMSKYEFGKLLGQGNFAKVYLARDLRTGDNVAIKVIDKEKVLKLGFEVQTRREVLTMRQVKHPNILRLYEVSATKTKIYLIIEYAKGGELFEKIEKGRLCENQARKYFQQLIKALDFCHKQGVYHRDLKPENLLLDENGDLKIADFGMSTFLEAHQRNSLLKTACGTPAYVAPEVVCRKGYYGAKSDVWSCGVILYTLLAGYLPFYDNNLMVLYGKIYRGEYSCPNWFPLDIRRLLARILDPNPNKRITTAKIMENPWFRRGLYPKAVQMKKEITDVADDETAAVKPTQALAQPTYLNAFYILSLSAGLDLSVLFATDNSEKEDFKFTSMSSPSSIVATIEDVACILQMEIVKTDGGMLKLEWPRERREEPLIISAEIFEFAPSFYLVEMKKSCGDALEYQKIMMGHIRPALKDIVWIWQGEK